One Novosphingobium sp. G106 DNA segment encodes these proteins:
- a CDS encoding neutral zinc metallopeptidase produces the protein MRLDDFDPNSVDVEDQRGGMLPIGLSGGRIGCGTIVIALIAALVFGVDPTQMLGGLQEAQQQQQQAGPAQRQGGSTAQEICTVNELSKESCNALSSLNKTWEPLFAQANIQFRRPKLVFYSQAGRSGCGAAQSAMGPFYCPTDQGIYLDTDFYRQMEQDLGANGQFARDYVIAHEYGHHIQNLLGLSDQIHSLQQQNPSKANQLSVRLELQADCYAGVWAAKNKDRMEPGDMESGLNAAHQIGDDTLMKNAGQRPMEDAFTHGSSAQRTEWLRKGLQSGNEDACDTFADLKR, from the coding sequence ATGCGGCTCGACGATTTCGATCCCAATTCCGTCGATGTCGAGGATCAGCGCGGCGGGATGCTGCCGATCGGCCTGAGCGGCGGCCGGATCGGCTGCGGTACGATCGTCATAGCGCTGATCGCCGCGCTCGTGTTTGGCGTCGATCCCACGCAGATGCTCGGCGGCCTCCAGGAGGCGCAGCAACAACAACAGCAAGCCGGACCCGCGCAGCGCCAGGGTGGCAGCACCGCGCAGGAGATCTGCACGGTCAACGAACTCAGCAAGGAAAGCTGCAACGCGCTGTCCTCGCTCAACAAGACCTGGGAGCCGCTGTTCGCGCAGGCCAACATTCAGTTCCGCCGGCCCAAGCTGGTGTTTTACTCGCAGGCCGGCCGTTCGGGCTGCGGCGCGGCGCAGAGCGCGATGGGGCCGTTCTACTGTCCGACCGACCAGGGCATCTATCTCGACACCGACTTCTACCGGCAGATGGAGCAGGACCTCGGCGCCAACGGCCAGTTCGCCCGCGACTATGTGATCGCGCACGAATATGGCCACCACATCCAGAACCTGCTCGGCCTGTCGGACCAGATCCATAGCCTGCAGCAGCAGAACCCCAGCAAAGCCAACCAGCTTTCGGTCCGGCTCGAGCTGCAGGCCGATTGCTATGCGGGCGTCTGGGCGGCGAAGAACAAGGACCGGATGGAGCCCGGCGATATGGAAAGCGGGCTCAACGCCGCGCACCAGATCGGCGACGACACCCTGATGAAGAACGCCGGCCAGCGTCCGATGGAAGACGCATTCACCCATGGTTCAAGCGCCCAGCGCACGGAATGGCTGCGCAAAGGGTTGCAGTCGGGGAACGAGGACGCGTGCGACACGTTTGCCGATCTGAAGCGATAA
- a CDS encoding 3-hydroxybutyrate dehydrogenase, with product MFLEGKRALVTGSTSGIGLAVARALHAEGAEVVLSGFGEPETIAALCKELSARHVPGDLSQREGCEALMAGAGPVDVLVNNAGMQHVAPIEDFPVDKWDMIIALNLTAAFHTSRLAVPHMKLAGWGRIVNVASAHSVTASPFKSAYVSAKHGLAGLTKTLALELATDGVTANCISPGYVWTPLVENQIPDTMKARGMTREEVINDVLLVRQPTKRFVQPEDVGAMAVFLCSAAGDNITGANMNMDGGWTAE from the coding sequence ATGTTCCTTGAAGGCAAGCGTGCCCTGGTGACCGGGTCGACTTCGGGGATCGGCCTCGCCGTCGCCCGCGCGCTCCATGCCGAAGGCGCCGAAGTCGTGCTCTCGGGCTTCGGCGAGCCCGAAACGATCGCCGCGCTCTGCAAGGAGTTGTCGGCGCGCCACGTGCCCGGGGATCTGTCGCAGCGCGAAGGCTGCGAGGCGCTGATGGCCGGGGCAGGGCCGGTCGACGTGCTGGTCAACAACGCCGGCATGCAGCACGTCGCGCCGATCGAGGACTTCCCGGTCGACAAGTGGGACATGATCATCGCGCTCAACCTGACCGCGGCCTTCCACACCAGCCGCCTTGCCGTGCCGCATATGAAGCTGGCGGGCTGGGGGCGGATCGTCAACGTCGCCAGCGCCCATTCGGTCACCGCCTCGCCGTTCAAGTCGGCCTATGTCTCGGCCAAGCACGGGCTCGCCGGACTGACCAAAACGCTGGCGCTCGAACTGGCGACGGACGGCGTCACCGCCAACTGCATCAGCCCCGGCTATGTCTGGACGCCGCTGGTCGAAAACCAGATTCCCGATACGATGAAGGCCCGTGGTATGACCCGCGAGGAAGTCATCAACGACGTCCTCCTCGTCCGCCAGCCGACCAAGCGGTTCGTTCAGCCCGAGGACGTCGGCGCCATGGCCGTGTTCCTGTGCAGTGCGGCGGGCGACAATATCACCGGGGCCAACATGAACATGGATGGCGGCTGGACCGCAGAATAA
- a CDS encoding M20/M25/M40 family metallo-hydrolase, which yields MLFLAHWDGFGRCAEPPAEDLICNGAIDNASGVAVLTEIARRLSRERQMDRDIYFLATTAEELGLLGAHAFAENPPLPLGQIVAAFNIDSVAIAPAGTPLGIVGKGLTPLDTQIAAVARQQKRKIVDGDAANAYLRRQDGWALQQHDIPAVMVTSAYGDLSKLEHFFEGNYHRPHDDLNQKIELGGAAEDVAFHVALGRWFADSRRVPKRTNPGR from the coding sequence GTGCTGTTTCTGGCGCATTGGGACGGCTTCGGCCGCTGCGCCGAGCCGCCGGCCGAGGACCTGATCTGCAACGGCGCGATCGACAATGCCAGCGGCGTTGCCGTCCTGACCGAGATCGCGCGCCGGCTGTCGCGCGAGCGGCAGATGGACCGCGACATCTATTTCCTGGCGACCACGGCCGAGGAGCTCGGCCTGCTGGGCGCCCATGCCTTTGCCGAGAACCCGCCGCTCCCGCTCGGCCAGATCGTCGCTGCCTTCAACATCGACAGCGTCGCCATCGCACCCGCGGGCACGCCGCTCGGCATCGTCGGCAAGGGGCTGACCCCGCTCGATACGCAGATCGCAGCCGTCGCGCGCCAGCAGAAGCGCAAGATCGTCGATGGCGACGCAGCCAATGCCTATCTGCGCCGCCAGGACGGCTGGGCGCTGCAGCAGCACGACATTCCCGCGGTCATGGTCACCAGCGCCTATGGTGACCTGTCGAAGCTCGAACACTTCTTCGAGGGCAATTACCACCGGCCGCATGACGATCTGAACCAGAAGATCGAACTGGGCGGTGCGGCCGAGGACGTGGCCTTCCACGTCGCGCTGGGCCGTTGGTTCGCCGATTCGCGTCGTGTGCCCAAGCGGACCAATCCCGGGCGCTGA
- a CDS encoding 2-oxoacid:acceptor oxidoreductase subunit alpha: MATILAESDEPAKPLANDVPEAVVVRFAGDSGDGMQLTGGQFTLSTALAGNDLATFPDFPAEIRAPLGTLFGVSAFQINFGSTEISTAGDQPDVLVAMNPAALKTNVTALKPGGLIIADTGEFTKRNLEKAKYDVSPIEDGSLAKWDVLAFDISALTVEAVKPFGLGNKDALRCKNMWTLGLALWMFDRDRQPIIDGLNAKFKGDKKILADANIAALNAGHAYGETAELAGPLKKLHLEPAPSPPGLYRTVNGAEAVSYGLVAGAQLAKLPMFFGGYPITPASAILHNLVKMKEFGVTTFQAEDEIAAICAAIGASYAGQLGVTSSSGPGIALKGEAMGLAIMTELPLVIVNSQRGGPSTGLPTKTEQSDLYQAVYGRNGDAPIPVIAARSPADAFEVAIEACRIAVQYMTPVILLTDGYIANAAEPWKVPDPATFAEFPVTFLEEKNGDNGEVLPFKRDDRGVRPWIKAGTPGLMHRIGGIEKAIDTGNIDYSPLAHQTQTDARKAKIDGVAASIPDQEVCLGNTSGRLAVVGWGSTFGPIHQAVRRMRAKGLDVSHIHVRHIWPLPQNLGKLLKGFDNVLVPEMNTGQFKTVLRDQFLVDARPLTKTSGQPFTIAELQEAIGAYFDGVPGNEGGEVDADDVQLPSIKAVNP, translated from the coding sequence ATGGCAACGATTTTGGCCGAGAGTGACGAGCCGGCAAAGCCGCTCGCGAATGACGTCCCCGAAGCAGTTGTGGTGCGTTTCGCCGGCGACTCCGGCGATGGCATGCAGCTGACCGGCGGTCAGTTTACCCTCTCCACCGCCTTAGCCGGCAACGACCTCGCGACCTTCCCGGATTTCCCGGCGGAGATCCGCGCGCCGCTGGGCACGCTGTTCGGTGTTTCCGCCTTCCAGATCAATTTCGGCTCGACCGAGATCTCGACCGCGGGCGACCAGCCCGACGTGCTCGTTGCGATGAACCCAGCGGCGCTCAAGACCAACGTCACGGCACTCAAGCCCGGTGGCCTGATCATCGCCGACACCGGCGAGTTCACCAAGCGCAACCTCGAGAAGGCGAAGTACGACGTCAGCCCGATCGAGGACGGCAGCCTGGCCAAGTGGGACGTGCTCGCCTTCGACATCAGCGCGCTGACCGTGGAAGCCGTGAAGCCCTTCGGCCTCGGCAACAAGGACGCGCTGCGCTGCAAGAACATGTGGACGCTGGGCCTGGCCCTGTGGATGTTCGACCGTGACCGCCAGCCGATCATCGACGGGCTCAACGCCAAGTTCAAAGGCGACAAGAAGATCCTCGCCGATGCCAACATCGCCGCGCTCAACGCCGGCCATGCCTACGGCGAAACGGCCGAGCTCGCCGGTCCGCTCAAGAAGCTGCATCTCGAGCCGGCACCTTCGCCGCCGGGCCTCTATCGCACGGTCAATGGTGCCGAGGCGGTCAGCTATGGCCTCGTCGCCGGCGCGCAGCTCGCCAAGCTACCGATGTTCTTCGGCGGCTATCCGATCACGCCCGCCTCGGCGATCCTTCACAACCTCGTGAAGATGAAGGAATTCGGCGTCACCACCTTCCAGGCGGAAGACGAGATCGCGGCGATCTGCGCGGCGATCGGCGCCTCCTATGCCGGCCAGCTTGGTGTCACCTCGTCCTCGGGCCCGGGTATCGCGCTCAAGGGTGAGGCCATGGGCCTCGCCATCATGACCGAGCTGCCGCTGGTCATCGTCAACTCGCAGCGCGGCGGCCCGTCGACCGGCCTGCCGACCAAGACCGAGCAGTCGGACCTTTACCAGGCGGTCTACGGCCGCAACGGCGACGCGCCGATCCCGGTGATCGCCGCCCGCTCGCCGGCCGATGCCTTCGAAGTCGCGATCGAGGCCTGCCGCATCGCCGTGCAGTACATGACTCCGGTCATCCTGCTGACCGACGGCTACATCGCCAATGCCGCCGAACCGTGGAAGGTGCCCGACCCGGCAACCTTCGCCGAATTCCCGGTGACTTTCCTCGAAGAGAAGAACGGCGACAACGGCGAAGTCCTGCCTTTCAAGCGCGACGATCGCGGCGTGCGTCCCTGGATCAAGGCCGGCACCCCGGGCCTGATGCACCGCATCGGCGGCATCGAGAAGGCGATCGACACCGGCAATATCGACTATTCGCCGCTCGCCCACCAGACGCAGACCGATGCCCGCAAGGCCAAGATCGACGGCGTCGCGGCCTCGATCCCCGACCAGGAGGTCTGCCTCGGCAATACCTCGGGCCGGCTCGCGGTGGTCGGCTGGGGCTCGACCTTCGGGCCGATCCACCAGGCCGTACGCCGCATGCGCGCCAAGGGTCTCGACGTCAGCCACATCCACGTCCGCCACATCTGGCCGCTGCCGCAGAACCTGGGCAAGCTGCTCAAGGGCTTCGACAACGTGCTCGTCCCCGAGATGAACACCGGCCAGTTCAAGACGGTGCTGCGCGACCAGTTCCTGGTCGATGCGCGCCCGCTGACCAAGACGAGCGGCCAGCCGTTCACGATCGCCGAACTCCAGGAAGCGATTGGCGCCTATTTCGACGGCGTACCGGGCAACGAGGGCGGCGAAGTCGATGCCGACGACGTCCAGCTCCCCAGCATCAAAGCGGTGAATCCATGA
- a CDS encoding RsmB/NOP family class I SAM-dependent RNA methyltransferase, producing the protein MTPAARVQAAIEVLDLVIEAAQSNGAPADRIISDWFRPRRFAGSGDRRAVRELAYSAIRVCGDVPINGRAAMLRLAQGDPTLAALFDGSRHAPASIAADEPVAATGIAPAWLEAALAASGIAGDEATALLGRAPLDIRVNTLKADRDAIELPVTGKPTAAPQGLRLPFGTPVEQWPAYQDGWIEVQDTGSQLTCLALDARPGETVIDLCAGAGGKTLALAAAMDNRGTLLASDTDRARLSRLAPRAERAGASTIETVLLDPGREADALADRTARTDAVLVDAPCSGTGTWRRNPEARWRLTEAQLARYVALQARLLDLAATLVRPGGRLVYVTCSLLDAEGVDQVAGFLERHSDWSAAAPMLPAGTPRGAGLRLTPFRDGTDGFFVALLTRLC; encoded by the coding sequence ATGACGCCCGCCGCCCGCGTCCAGGCGGCGATCGAAGTGCTCGATCTCGTCATCGAAGCGGCACAGAGCAACGGCGCGCCGGCAGATCGCATCATCTCGGACTGGTTCCGCCCGCGGCGCTTCGCCGGCAGCGGTGACCGCCGCGCGGTGCGCGAGCTTGCCTATTCGGCGATCCGCGTCTGCGGGGACGTTCCCATCAACGGCCGCGCGGCGATGCTGCGGCTGGCGCAGGGTGATCCGACTCTGGCGGCTTTGTTCGACGGTTCGCGCCACGCGCCGGCATCGATCGCGGCCGATGAGCCGGTCGCCGCGACAGGGATCGCTCCCGCCTGGCTCGAGGCCGCCCTGGCAGCCAGCGGCATTGCGGGCGACGAGGCGACCGCGCTGCTCGGCCGCGCACCGCTCGATATTCGGGTCAACACGCTGAAAGCCGATCGCGACGCGATCGAGCTGCCGGTGACCGGAAAACCGACCGCCGCGCCGCAAGGCCTGCGACTGCCCTTCGGCACCCCAGTCGAGCAGTGGCCCGCCTATCAGGACGGCTGGATCGAAGTGCAGGACACGGGATCGCAGCTCACCTGCCTGGCGCTCGATGCGCGGCCTGGGGAAACCGTGATCGACCTCTGCGCCGGGGCCGGCGGCAAGACCCTGGCTCTGGCCGCGGCGATGGACAACCGCGGCACCTTGCTCGCCAGCGACACCGATCGCGCCCGCCTTTCTCGGCTAGCGCCGCGGGCGGAGCGGGCAGGGGCGTCGACCATCGAGACCGTGCTGCTCGATCCGGGCCGCGAGGCCGATGCCTTAGCCGATCGGACGGCAAGGACCGATGCCGTACTCGTTGACGCGCCCTGCTCGGGCACGGGCACCTGGCGGCGCAACCCGGAGGCGCGCTGGCGGCTGACCGAGGCGCAGCTTGCGCGCTATGTCGCGCTGCAGGCCCGGCTGCTCGATCTCGCCGCCACTTTGGTGCGGCCCGGCGGCCGGCTCGTCTATGTCACCTGTTCGCTGCTCGATGCCGAGGGCGTCGATCAGGTCGCGGGCTTCCTTGAGCGCCATTCGGACTGGTCGGCGGCAGCGCCGATGTTGCCGGCGGGCACGCCGCGCGGCGCGGGCCTGCGGCTCACCCCGTTCCGGGACGGAACCGACGGATTTTTCGTCGCGCTTCTGACCCGGCTATGTTAG
- the guaB gene encoding IMP dehydrogenase: protein MEIPLGLTFDDVLLRPAESDFLPSNADTRTRLTREIGLNIPVISSAMDTVTEADMAIVMAQLGGIGVLHRNLTIEEQCAAVRAVKRFESGMVVNPITITPDATLGEAQALMLANRISGIPVVEASGKLVGILTNRDVRFAANPAQPVRELMTHENLATVNLGVGQEEARRLLHQRRIEKLLVVDDAFHCIGLITVKDIEKAVNFPSATKDAAGRLRVAAATTVGDKGFGRTEALLAAECDVVIIDTAHGHNKDVARAVERVKKLSNSAQVIAGNVATAEATRALIDAGADAVKVGIGPGSICTTRIVAGVGVPQLTAIMEAAAEAEKSGVPVIGDGGLRTSGDAAKAIAAGASSIMIGSMLAGTEEAPGESFIYQGRAYKSYRGMGSVGAMGRGSADRYFQGDIKDQMKLVPEGIEGQVPYKGPAKDVIHQLVGGIRAAMGYTGSESIDDLRTKAQFIRITNAGLRESHVHDVAITREAPNYPSR, encoded by the coding sequence ATGGAAATCCCCCTCGGCCTAACTTTCGACGACGTCCTGCTGCGTCCGGCCGAGTCCGACTTCCTGCCGAGCAACGCCGACACGCGAACGCGGCTGACGCGGGAGATCGGGCTCAATATCCCGGTAATCTCCTCGGCGATGGACACCGTCACCGAAGCCGACATGGCGATCGTCATGGCCCAGCTCGGCGGCATCGGCGTGCTTCACCGCAATCTCACGATCGAGGAGCAGTGCGCCGCGGTGCGCGCGGTCAAGCGCTTCGAGAGCGGCATGGTGGTCAATCCGATCACGATCACGCCCGACGCCACGCTGGGCGAAGCGCAGGCCTTGATGCTGGCCAACCGGATCAGCGGCATTCCGGTGGTCGAGGCCAGCGGCAAGCTCGTCGGCATCCTCACCAACCGCGACGTGCGTTTCGCCGCCAATCCGGCCCAGCCGGTGCGCGAGCTGATGACGCATGAGAACCTGGCAACGGTCAATCTCGGCGTCGGCCAGGAAGAGGCGCGCCGCCTGCTGCACCAGCGCCGGATCGAGAAACTGCTGGTGGTCGACGATGCCTTCCACTGCATCGGCCTGATCACGGTCAAGGACATCGAAAAGGCGGTCAACTTCCCCAGTGCCACCAAGGACGCCGCCGGCCGTCTGCGCGTCGCCGCGGCGACGACCGTGGGCGACAAGGGCTTCGGCCGCACCGAGGCGCTGCTCGCAGCCGAATGCGACGTCGTCATCATCGACACCGCGCACGGCCACAACAAGGACGTGGCGCGCGCGGTCGAGCGGGTGAAGAAGCTGTCGAATTCGGCCCAGGTCATCGCCGGCAACGTCGCCACGGCCGAAGCGACGCGCGCGCTGATCGATGCGGGTGCCGACGCGGTCAAGGTCGGCATCGGCCCGGGCTCGATCTGCACCACGCGTATCGTCGCGGGCGTCGGCGTGCCGCAGCTCACCGCGATCATGGAAGCCGCGGCCGAAGCCGAGAAATCGGGCGTGCCGGTGATCGGCGACGGCGGCCTGCGCACTTCGGGCGATGCCGCCAAAGCGATCGCCGCCGGGGCCTCGTCGATCATGATCGGCTCGATGCTCGCCGGCACCGAGGAAGCCCCGGGTGAAAGCTTCATCTACCAGGGCCGCGCCTACAAGTCGTACCGCGGCATGGGCTCGGTCGGGGCGATGGGCCGCGGCTCTGCCGACCGCTATTTCCAGGGTGACATCAAGGACCAGATGAAGCTTGTGCCCGAGGGCATCGAGGGACAGGTGCCCTACAAGGGCCCGGCCAAGGACGTGATCCACCAGCTCGTCGGCGGCATCCGCGCGGCCATGGGCTATACCGGTTCGGAATCGATCGACGACTTGCGCACCAAGGCGCAGTTCATCCGCATCACCAATGCCGGCCTGCGCGAGAGCCACGTCCACGACGTCGCGATCACGCGCGAGGCGCCCAACTATCCGTCGCGGTAA
- a CDS encoding 2-oxoacid:ferredoxin oxidoreductase subunit beta, producing MNDMTPIQTTLKDWESDQEVRWCPGCGDYAILKAVQRTLPEIGADPAKTVFVSGIGCSSRFPYYVESYGFHTIHGRAPAFATGIKLANPELDIWLVTGDGDGLSIGGNHTMHLLRRNLNCQILLFNNEIYGLTKGQYSPTSRLGTPSPSSPVGSVDRPAQPAAFALGSGARFVARGFDVSKELSGVLKAAHAHKGAAFVEIFQNCIVYNKDRFEDFAAPKGAEGSQLWLKNGEPMLFGNEKTGGVKGIALNIDHLHLEVVDVVDGDWQKAGVIVHDVTNRAIAHMLVEMPFGPFPMALGVLYDDPRPTFEEELLGQDAKVNAGKSNDLAKLLAKGQTWKVSEDGPEL from the coding sequence ATGAACGACATGACCCCCATCCAGACGACTCTCAAGGATTGGGAGTCCGATCAGGAAGTCCGTTGGTGCCCGGGCTGCGGAGACTACGCGATCCTCAAGGCCGTGCAGCGAACCTTGCCCGAGATCGGCGCCGATCCGGCCAAGACCGTGTTCGTATCGGGCATTGGCTGCTCGAGCCGCTTCCCCTACTACGTCGAAAGCTACGGCTTCCACACGATCCACGGCCGCGCCCCGGCTTTCGCCACGGGCATCAAGCTCGCCAATCCCGAGCTCGACATCTGGCTGGTGACGGGCGACGGCGACGGCCTGTCGATCGGCGGCAACCACACGATGCACCTGCTGCGCCGTAACCTGAACTGCCAGATCCTGCTGTTCAACAACGAGATCTACGGCCTGACCAAGGGCCAGTACTCGCCGACCAGCCGCCTCGGCACGCCATCCCCGTCGTCGCCCGTCGGTTCGGTCGACCGCCCGGCACAGCCCGCGGCTTTCGCGCTCGGTTCGGGCGCGCGCTTCGTCGCGCGCGGCTTCGACGTGTCGAAGGAACTGTCGGGCGTGCTCAAGGCGGCCCACGCCCACAAGGGCGCGGCCTTCGTCGAGATCTTCCAGAACTGCATCGTCTACAACAAGGACCGCTTCGAGGACTTCGCCGCGCCCAAGGGTGCCGAAGGCAGCCAGCTCTGGCTGAAGAACGGCGAACCGATGCTGTTCGGCAACGAGAAGACCGGCGGCGTGAAGGGCATCGCGCTCAACATCGATCACCTCCATCTCGAAGTCGTCGACGTTGTCGACGGCGATTGGCAGAAGGCCGGCGTGATCGTCCACGACGTCACCAACCGCGCGATCGCCCACATGCTGGTCGAGATGCCGTTCGGCCCGTTCCCGATGGCGCTCGGCGTGCTCTACGACGACCCGCGGCCCACATTCGAGGAAGAGCTGCTCGGCCAGGACGCCAAGGTCAACGCAGGCAAGTCGAACGATCTCGCCAAGCTGCTCGCCAAGGGCCAGACCTGGAAGGTCAGCGAGGACGGGCCGGAGCTCTGA
- the creD gene encoding cell envelope integrity protein CreD, whose product MTEPVRKERSPGIKLLFASLIGLALVIPLMMVYALVWDRQSQSETAQTAINAGWGGPQVLAGPVIVVPFRTTETQNETGSDGKTTTRTVEVEKQLYISPTANRVTTSVKPEERRKSIYRSVLYEAQVTGKASFALPADLPRFGVTAETLMWDRAELRMGASDARGLTTGGTLTANGQPLAVQPGKGPAATGGQGFFAFVPWKGEGTLAVDYAFGLRGSRSLSLVPRGGQTKWDVSSAWPSPSFGGAFLPEKPSISDKGFKASYTVDKLALGQAPVSTDDQGAPAIDDGSGQSRVFSVVSGPGAEANSGQALAVTVGLIEPVNLYSKVDRAVKYGFLFIGFTFLAFLLFDIVAGARVAAAEYLLTGAGLVLFFVMLLAFAEVIGFTGAYLLASAAIIGLLTAYSAAVLKSWKRARFIGALLVGLYALLFVLLNLEAWSLLIGSVLLFAALAGVMYATRKVDWNNVGRREVEVQPAP is encoded by the coding sequence ATGACCGAACCTGTCCGCAAAGAACGCTCGCCGGGGATCAAGCTGCTGTTCGCCAGCCTCATCGGGCTGGCACTCGTGATCCCGCTGATGATGGTCTACGCACTGGTCTGGGACCGGCAGAGCCAGTCCGAGACCGCCCAGACTGCGATCAACGCCGGCTGGGGTGGGCCGCAGGTTCTGGCAGGCCCGGTGATCGTCGTGCCTTTCCGCACGACCGAGACGCAGAACGAGACCGGTTCCGACGGTAAGACCACGACGCGCACGGTCGAGGTCGAGAAACAGCTCTACATCTCGCCCACCGCGAACAGGGTGACCACGAGCGTCAAGCCCGAAGAGCGGCGCAAGTCGATCTACCGCTCGGTGCTCTATGAAGCCCAGGTCACCGGCAAGGCCAGCTTCGCGCTGCCGGCGGACCTGCCGCGCTTCGGCGTCACGGCCGAGACGCTGATGTGGGACCGTGCCGAACTGCGCATGGGCGCTTCCGACGCGCGCGGGCTAACGACGGGCGGCACGCTGACCGCCAACGGCCAGCCGCTGGCCGTCCAGCCCGGCAAAGGACCGGCGGCGACGGGCGGGCAGGGCTTCTTTGCCTTCGTGCCGTGGAAGGGCGAGGGCACCCTGGCGGTCGACTACGCCTTTGGCCTGCGCGGCAGCCGCTCGCTGAGCCTGGTGCCCCGCGGCGGCCAGACCAAGTGGGACGTTTCCTCCGCATGGCCAAGCCCGAGCTTCGGCGGCGCCTTCCTGCCCGAGAAGCCGAGCATTTCCGACAAGGGATTCAAGGCTAGCTATACAGTCGACAAGCTCGCGCTCGGCCAGGCGCCGGTTTCCACCGATGATCAGGGAGCGCCTGCGATTGATGACGGTAGCGGCCAATCGCGTGTCTTCAGCGTCGTTTCCGGCCCCGGTGCCGAAGCTAATTCGGGCCAGGCGCTCGCCGTCACCGTCGGCTTGATCGAGCCGGTGAATCTCTATTCCAAGGTCGACCGCGCGGTGAAGTACGGCTTCCTGTTCATCGGCTTCACCTTCCTGGCCTTCCTGCTTTTCGACATCGTCGCCGGCGCGCGGGTGGCGGCGGCGGAGTACCTGCTGACCGGCGCGGGGCTCGTGCTGTTCTTCGTCATGCTGCTGGCTTTCGCTGAAGTGATCGGCTTCACGGGCGCCTACCTGCTGGCTTCGGCGGCGATCATCGGGCTGCTGACCGCCTACAGCGCGGCGGTTCTCAAGAGCTGGAAGCGCGCGCGCTTCATCGGGGCGCTGCTCGTCGGGCTCTATGCGCTGCTATTCGTGCTGCTGAACCTCGAGGCCTGGTCGCTGCTGATCGGCTCGGTGCTGCTCTTCGCGGCGCTCGCCGGGGTGATGTACGCGACGCGCAAGGTCGACTGGAACAATGTCGGCCGGCGTGAGGTGGAGGTGCAGCCGGCGCCATAA
- a CDS encoding tetratricopeptide repeat protein, translating into MPKTAASAKDLLMRYTPAALALSLLVAVTASVSFSAPAKPLDPRASALMAQGKAELGAGRVDAAVDAYEAALTVQPGSIPILLDLAEATRRQGMQGKALHYYREALKTEPSNLLAISGEGAALAEKGAIEKARRNLARLQGLCGSNCEATRELTAAIAKGPPPRVVSAEAVKPEPVVSEN; encoded by the coding sequence ATGCCCAAGACCGCTGCTTCGGCCAAGGACCTGTTGATGCGCTATACGCCTGCTGCACTCGCCCTTTCCCTGCTTGTTGCAGTCACCGCCAGCGTCAGTTTTTCTGCGCCGGCCAAGCCGCTCGATCCCCGCGCTTCCGCTCTGATGGCGCAAGGCAAGGCCGAACTCGGCGCCGGCCGCGTCGATGCTGCGGTCGATGCCTACGAGGCGGCGCTGACCGTCCAGCCGGGCTCGATTCCCATTCTGCTCGACCTGGCCGAGGCGACCCGCCGCCAGGGCATGCAGGGCAAGGCGCTGCATTACTACCGCGAGGCGCTGAAGACCGAGCCGAGCAACCTGCTGGCGATTTCGGGCGAGGGCGCTGCCCTGGCCGAGAAGGGCGCGATCGAGAAGGCCCGCCGCAACCTGGCGCGGCTCCAGGGCCTCTGCGGCAGCAACTGCGAAGCGACTCGCGAACTCACCGCCGCCATCGCCAAGGGCCCGCCGCCGCGCGTGGTCTCGGCCGAAGCCGTGAAGCCGGAACCGGTCGTCAGCGAGAATTGA
- a CDS encoding RNA pyrophosphohydrolase, whose translation MSDASALPYRPCVGIMLVNGDGLVFVGKRIDNKEGDAWQMPQGGVDEGEDLKRAALRELAEETGVGEELVTVIAQTREELLYDLPNKLVGKLWGGKYRGQRQFWFLIRFGGGDSDIKLDAHNPPEFNEWKWVAPDTLPDMIVPFKKRVYRAVLEEFHDLI comes from the coding sequence ATGAGCGACGCATCTGCGCTGCCCTATCGTCCCTGCGTCGGCATCATGCTGGTCAACGGCGACGGGCTCGTCTTCGTCGGCAAGCGGATCGACAACAAGGAAGGCGACGCCTGGCAGATGCCGCAGGGCGGCGTCGACGAGGGCGAGGACCTCAAGCGCGCGGCGCTGCGCGAACTCGCCGAGGAGACCGGCGTCGGCGAAGAATTGGTGACGGTGATCGCCCAGACCCGCGAAGAACTGCTCTATGATCTGCCGAACAAACTCGTCGGCAAGCTATGGGGCGGCAAGTACCGCGGCCAGCGGCAATTCTGGTTCCTCATCCGCTTCGGCGGCGGCGACTCGGACATCAAACTCGACGCGCACAACCCGCCCGAGTTCAACGAGTGGAAATGGGTCGCGCCCGATACGCTGCCCGACATGATCGTGCCCTTCAAGAAGCGCGTCTATCGTGCTGTTCTGGAAGAGTTTCATGACCTGATCTAG